A genomic segment from Curtobacterium sp. MCSS17_007 encodes:
- the kdpC gene encoding potassium-transporting ATPase subunit KdpC, translated as MASSSRSFFRSTGVAVRLALLSTVVLGIAYPLAVWGVGQAAFHDQANGSMVTDSSGKVVGSSLIGQSFTGDQADRWFQSRPSAAGEDGYDANASSGSNLGPNNPDLLQSIEDRRAAVAKADGVSAAEVPADAVTASGSGLDPDISPEYALQQVSRVADARGLSESTVRALVEQHTESRQAGFLGEPVVNVLELNLALAAAR; from the coding sequence ATGGCTTCCTCATCTCGTTCCTTCTTCCGCTCCACCGGTGTGGCCGTCCGCCTCGCCTTGCTGTCCACCGTCGTCCTCGGCATCGCCTACCCGCTCGCGGTGTGGGGCGTCGGCCAGGCCGCGTTCCACGACCAGGCGAACGGCTCGATGGTCACCGACTCCTCCGGAAAGGTCGTGGGCTCATCGCTCATCGGGCAGTCCTTCACGGGCGACCAGGCCGACCGCTGGTTCCAGTCGCGTCCGAGCGCCGCGGGCGAGGACGGCTACGACGCGAACGCCTCGTCCGGCTCGAACCTCGGGCCGAACAACCCCGACCTGCTGCAGAGCATCGAGGATCGCCGCGCCGCCGTGGCGAAGGCCGACGGGGTCAGTGCCGCCGAGGTACCCGCGGACGCGGTCACGGCCTCGGGCTCCGGCCTCGACCCGGACATCAGCCCCGAGTACGCGCTGCAGCAGGTGTCCCGGGTGGCCGACGCCCGGGGCCTGTCGGAGTCGACGGTCCGCGCGCTCGTCGAGCAGCACACCGAGTCCCGGCAGGCCGGGTTCCTCGGCGAGCCGGTCGTGAACGTGCTCGAGCTGAACCTGGCGCTGGCCGCCGCACGCTGA
- the kdpB gene encoding potassium-transporting ATPase subunit KdpB, with the protein MGTEPVSTPTSQSTVTTETGASRASRPVSRSSAFGPRQLAAGLPGAFRKLDPRLMSRNPVMFIVEVGAALTTVTAFVEPSVFTAAIAVWLWLTVVFANLAEAVAEGRGKAQADTLRKTRSTTSARRVLRWDASDPAALGNDTEDIASVDLAKGDVVVVVAGEVIPGDGDVVEGIASVDESAVTGESAPVIRESGGDRSAVTGGTRVLSDRIVVRITSTPGETFIDRMIRLVEGAARQKTPNEIALNILLASLSIVFVIVCLTMQPIAGLVGATVSVPVLIALLVCLIPTTIGALLSAIGIAGMDRLVQHNVLAMSGRAVEAAGDITTLLLDKTGTITYGNRQASRVVPVPGIPERTLLEAAALSSAADSTPEGRSIVTLAEQDGITPGNPAGAVEVPFTAQTRMSGLDLADGSQIRKGAAAAVLAWAGSTDAAVVAAIDTAVAEISDQGGTPLVVGRRSASGSVALLGVVHLKDVVKDGMAERFAELRSMGIRTVMITGDNPRTAAAIAAEAGVDDFLAEATPEDKLAYIRKEQEGGNLVAMTGDGTNDAPALAQADVGVAMNTGTTAAKEAGNMVDLDSDPTKLIDVVRIGKQLLITRGALTTFSIANDVAKYFAIIPAMFQAAFPGLAALNIMGLHSPSSAILSAVVFNALVIVALIPLSLRGVRYRAASASSVLGRNLLVYGLGGVLVPFIGIKLIDLVVGLIPGF; encoded by the coding sequence ATGGGAACCGAACCCGTGTCCACCCCGACCTCCCAGTCCACCGTGACCACCGAGACGGGGGCGAGCCGTGCCTCCCGTCCGGTGAGCCGGTCGTCCGCCTTCGGACCGCGGCAGCTCGCCGCCGGTCTGCCCGGCGCGTTCCGCAAGCTCGATCCGCGCCTGATGTCGCGGAACCCCGTGATGTTCATCGTCGAGGTCGGGGCGGCGCTCACGACCGTCACGGCGTTCGTCGAGCCGTCGGTCTTCACCGCCGCGATCGCGGTGTGGCTCTGGCTCACCGTCGTGTTCGCCAACCTGGCCGAGGCCGTCGCCGAGGGCCGGGGCAAGGCCCAGGCCGACACCCTGCGCAAGACGCGGTCGACGACCAGCGCGCGCCGCGTGCTCCGCTGGGACGCATCCGACCCTGCCGCACTCGGCAACGACACCGAGGACATCGCCTCGGTCGACCTCGCCAAAGGCGACGTCGTGGTCGTCGTCGCCGGCGAGGTGATCCCCGGTGACGGCGACGTCGTCGAGGGCATCGCCAGCGTCGACGAGTCGGCGGTCACCGGTGAGTCGGCGCCCGTCATCCGCGAGTCCGGTGGTGACCGCAGCGCCGTCACCGGTGGCACCCGCGTGCTGTCGGACCGCATCGTGGTCCGCATCACCTCCACGCCCGGCGAGACCTTCATCGACCGGATGATCCGGCTCGTCGAGGGTGCGGCGCGACAGAAGACGCCCAACGAGATCGCACTGAACATCCTGCTCGCGTCGCTGTCGATCGTCTTCGTGATCGTCTGCCTGACGATGCAGCCCATCGCCGGACTCGTCGGCGCGACCGTCAGCGTGCCGGTGCTCATCGCGCTGCTCGTCTGCCTCATCCCGACCACCATCGGCGCGCTGCTCTCCGCGATCGGCATCGCCGGCATGGACCGGCTCGTGCAGCACAACGTCCTGGCGATGTCCGGCCGCGCGGTCGAAGCCGCCGGGGACATCACGACGCTGCTGCTCGACAAGACCGGCACGATCACCTACGGCAACCGCCAGGCATCGCGCGTGGTGCCGGTGCCGGGCATCCCCGAGCGCACGCTGCTCGAGGCCGCCGCGCTCTCGAGCGCCGCCGACAGCACCCCTGAGGGCCGCTCGATCGTCACGCTCGCCGAGCAGGACGGCATCACGCCCGGCAACCCGGCGGGTGCGGTCGAGGTGCCCTTCACGGCGCAGACCCGCATGTCCGGGCTCGACCTGGCCGACGGCTCGCAGATCCGCAAGGGTGCGGCGGCCGCCGTGCTCGCCTGGGCGGGGTCGACCGACGCCGCCGTCGTCGCCGCGATCGACACCGCGGTCGCCGAGATCTCCGACCAGGGCGGGACGCCGCTCGTCGTCGGCCGCCGCTCGGCCTCGGGCTCGGTCGCCCTGCTCGGGGTCGTGCACCTGAAGGACGTCGTGAAGGACGGCATGGCCGAGCGCTTCGCGGAGCTGCGGTCGATGGGCATCCGCACGGTGATGATCACCGGCGACAACCCCCGCACCGCCGCTGCGATCGCCGCCGAGGCGGGCGTGGACGACTTCCTCGCCGAGGCGACGCCCGAGGACAAGCTCGCCTACATCCGCAAGGAGCAGGAGGGCGGCAACCTCGTCGCGATGACCGGTGACGGCACGAACGACGCCCCGGCGCTCGCGCAGGCGGACGTCGGCGTGGCGATGAACACCGGCACGACCGCTGCCAAGGAGGCCGGCAACATGGTCGACCTCGACTCCGACCCGACGAAGCTCATCGACGTCGTGCGGATCGGCAAGCAGCTGCTCATCACCCGCGGTGCGCTCACCACGTTCTCGATCGCCAACGACGTCGCGAAGTACTTCGCGATCATCCCGGCGATGTTCCAGGCGGCGTTCCCCGGGCTGGCGGCGCTGAACATCATGGGGCTGCACAGCCCGTCGTCGGCGATCCTGTCCGCCGTCGTGTTCAACGCGCTCGTCATCGTCGCGCTCATCCCGCTCTCGCTGCGGGGCGTGCGCTACCGGGCGGCCTCGGCGTCGTCCGTCCTCGGACGCAACCTGCTCGTCTACGGGCTCGGCGGCGTCCTCGTCCCCTTCATCGGCATCAAGCTGATCGACCTCGTGGTCGGTCTCATCCCGGGGTTCTAG
- the kdpA gene encoding potassium-transporting ATPase subunit KdpA: MSAADTWAGIAQVATLVLLLVVAYRPVGDWMARVYTPTGHARIERGVYRVIGVDPDAEQSWPAYLRGVLLFSAVGLLLVYLLQRIQVVLPGDLGLPNVGPALAFNTAASFVANTNWQSYSPEATVGYSVQMAGLAVQNFLSAAVGLAVAVALVRGFARRKSGTLGNVWVDVVRGTGRLLLPGAFVFAIVLVAGGVVQSWGTGTDVTTLVGGSQHIPDGFVASQEAIKELGTNGGGYFNANSSHPFENPQAWTNLVEVFLMLVIPFSLPRTFGRLVGDDRQGYAILAVMGAIFLVSLSVMSIAELAGGGSATQAAGAAMEGKEMRFGVLGTTLFGTTSTATSTGAVNGMFDSFTPIGGMMALLNMMLGEISPGGVGSGLYGMLVLAVITVFIGGLLVGRTPEYLGKKIRAREMTFAALYILVTPTLVLLGTGLSLVIPGVREQVLGTSIFNPGNHGLSELLYAFTSGANNNGSAFGGLTANTTWMNSALGVVMLLGRFVPIALVLALAGSLAAQDKVPATVGTLPTHRPLFVGLLGGVAVIVTALTYFPVLALGPLAEALS; this comes from the coding sequence ATGAGCGCTGCCGACACCTGGGCCGGTATCGCCCAGGTCGCCACCCTCGTCCTGCTCCTGGTGGTCGCGTACCGCCCGGTCGGTGACTGGATGGCGCGTGTCTACACGCCCACGGGGCACGCCCGCATCGAGCGCGGGGTGTACCGCGTCATCGGGGTCGACCCGGACGCCGAGCAGTCCTGGCCCGCGTACCTGCGCGGCGTGCTGCTCTTCAGCGCTGTCGGGCTCCTGCTCGTCTACCTGCTGCAGCGCATCCAGGTCGTGCTGCCCGGAGACCTCGGACTCCCGAACGTCGGCCCGGCGCTCGCGTTCAACACCGCGGCGTCCTTCGTCGCGAACACCAACTGGCAGTCCTACTCGCCCGAGGCCACCGTCGGGTACTCCGTGCAGATGGCGGGCCTGGCGGTGCAGAACTTCCTGTCCGCCGCGGTCGGTCTCGCGGTCGCGGTCGCCCTGGTGCGCGGCTTCGCCCGTCGGAAGAGCGGCACGCTCGGCAACGTCTGGGTCGACGTCGTGCGCGGCACCGGTCGCCTGCTGCTCCCCGGCGCGTTCGTCTTCGCGATCGTCCTGGTCGCCGGCGGCGTCGTGCAGTCGTGGGGCACCGGGACGGACGTCACGACCCTCGTGGGCGGCTCGCAGCACATCCCCGACGGCTTCGTCGCGTCGCAGGAGGCGATCAAGGAACTCGGCACGAACGGCGGCGGCTACTTCAACGCGAACTCGTCCCACCCGTTCGAGAACCCGCAGGCGTGGACGAACCTGGTCGAGGTCTTCCTCATGCTGGTCATCCCGTTCTCACTGCCCCGCACCTTCGGGCGCCTCGTCGGTGACGACCGCCAGGGGTACGCGATCCTCGCCGTGATGGGCGCGATCTTCCTCGTGTCGCTCTCGGTGATGTCCATCGCCGAGCTCGCCGGTGGCGGCAGCGCCACGCAGGCCGCCGGTGCGGCGATGGAGGGCAAGGAGATGCGCTTCGGCGTCCTCGGCACCACGCTCTTCGGCACGACCTCGACCGCCACGTCGACCGGTGCGGTGAACGGCATGTTCGACAGCTTCACGCCGATCGGCGGGATGATGGCGCTCCTCAACATGATGCTGGGCGAGATCAGCCCGGGCGGCGTCGGCTCCGGCCTGTACGGCATGCTCGTGCTCGCGGTCATCACGGTGTTCATCGGCGGGCTGCTCGTCGGTCGTACGCCGGAGTACCTCGGCAAGAAGATCCGCGCCCGCGAGATGACCTTCGCCGCGCTGTACATCCTCGTCACGCCGACCCTGGTGCTGCTCGGCACCGGTCTGTCGCTCGTGATCCCGGGCGTCCGCGAGCAGGTCCTCGGCACGAGCATCTTCAACCCGGGCAACCACGGGCTCTCCGAACTGCTCTACGCCTTCACCTCGGGTGCGAACAACAACGGTTCGGCGTTCGGCGGCCTGACCGCGAACACGACCTGGATGAACTCGGCGCTCGGCGTGGTGATGCTGCTCGGCCGGTTCGTGCCGATCGCGCTCGTCCTCGCGCTCGCCGGGTCGCTCGCGGCGCAGGACAAGGTGCCCGCGACCGTCGGGACGCTGCCGACCCACCGGCCGCTGTTCGTCGGCCTGCTCGGGGGCGTGGCCGTGATCGTCACCGCCCTCACCTACTTCCCGGTCCTCGCCCTCGGCCCGCTCGCCGAGGCCCTCTCCTGA
- a CDS encoding potassium-transporting ATPase subunit F: MIVVTIAAAVLGIASVVYLVWALVHPERF, from the coding sequence GTGATCGTCGTCACCATCGCCGCCGCCGTCCTCGGCATCGCCTCGGTCGTCTACCTCGTGTGGGCGCTCGTGCACCCGGAGCGGTTCTGA
- a CDS encoding RNA ligase family protein: protein MPEPASVAHHTWCGPRHPASDPQQPTESFVFDVFVVAGVLAVFGVVALIAKGVERL from the coding sequence GTGCCGGAACCAGCATCGGTTGCGCACCACACGTGGTGTGGTCCGCGCCACCCGGCGTCGGACCCGCAGCAACCAACGGAGTCCTTCGTGTTCGACGTCTTCGTCGTCGCCGGTGTCCTCGCCGTGTTCGGTGTCGTGGCACTCATCGCCAAGGGGGTGGAGCGGCTGTGA
- a CDS encoding WYL domain-containing protein, producing MDLVSGPSSRMLALLSLLQVHREWTGDELAGRLTVSPRTLRRDVDRLRELGYRIDSVRGPAGGYRLAAGSDLPPLLFDDEQAVAIALALAVAPASGADIAESAVRALATVRQVMPDRLRQRVDLVDAVVGSSGPRVDPDVLVAVSEAVHRHEVLRFGYGADDRPRKVEPHAVVARHGRWYLLAWDPEHEDWRTYRVDRIAPRMRTRLPFAPRAVPGGDAAAFVAARFKGADRDDVWPCSGSVLLSAPDAARVAPFLPEDAVLEDPVDDRRRLTLGSWSWDGLAGVVAGLTVPFVVEGPEELRAAVRRSAERLREAVR from the coding sequence ATGGACCTCGTGTCCGGACCGTCCTCGCGCATGCTCGCGCTGCTCTCGCTGCTGCAGGTGCACCGGGAGTGGACGGGCGACGAGCTCGCCGGTCGGCTGACCGTCAGCCCCAGGACGCTCCGCCGCGACGTCGACCGGCTCCGCGAGCTCGGCTACCGCATCGACTCCGTCCGGGGCCCGGCGGGCGGCTACCGGCTCGCTGCCGGGTCGGACCTGCCGCCGCTGCTGTTCGACGACGAGCAGGCGGTGGCGATCGCCCTGGCGCTCGCGGTCGCTCCGGCGTCCGGTGCGGACATCGCCGAGTCGGCCGTCCGCGCGCTGGCCACCGTCCGGCAGGTGATGCCCGACCGGCTCCGGCAGCGCGTCGACCTGGTGGACGCGGTCGTGGGGTCGTCCGGCCCGCGGGTCGACCCGGACGTGCTGGTGGCGGTCAGCGAGGCGGTGCACCGGCACGAGGTGCTCCGCTTCGGGTACGGCGCGGACGATCGTCCCCGCAAGGTCGAGCCGCACGCGGTGGTCGCCCGGCACGGCCGGTGGTACCTGCTCGCGTGGGACCCCGAGCACGAGGACTGGCGCACCTACCGCGTCGACCGGATCGCGCCGAGGATGCGGACGCGACTCCCGTTCGCGCCGCGGGCGGTGCCGGGCGGGGACGCGGCAGCCTTCGTGGCGGCCCGGTTCAAGGGAGCTGACCGCGACGACGTGTGGCCGTGCAGCGGCTCGGTCCTGCTCAGCGCTCCCGACGCCGCGCGGGTCGCGCCCTTCCTGCCCGAGGACGCCGTGCTCGAGGATCCCGTCGACGACCGCCGACGGCTGACGCTCGGGTCCTGGTCGTGGGACGGGCTCGCCGGGGTGGTCGCCGGACTGACGGTGCCGTTCGTGGTCGAGGGGCCGGAGGAACTGCGGGCCGCCGTCCGCCGATCGGCGGAGCGGTTGCGCGAGGCCGTGCGTTAG
- a CDS encoding VOC family protein: MSIETTTHINFDGQAREALDHYATVFGGTVAAATYGQMGASQDPAWADRIVFGQVTTDAGFRIMAFDVWPDQPYDQGTNAFYVFVHGDDADEVTRYWEALSEGAEVRQPLAPTPWAPLAGQLRDRFGVVWQLDVAAPQA; the protein is encoded by the coding sequence ATGAGCATCGAGACCACGACCCACATCAACTTCGACGGACAGGCCCGCGAGGCACTGGACCACTACGCGACGGTCTTCGGCGGCACCGTCGCCGCAGCCACCTACGGCCAGATGGGCGCGTCGCAGGACCCCGCCTGGGCGGACCGGATCGTGTTCGGTCAGGTCACGACCGACGCCGGCTTCCGGATCATGGCGTTCGACGTCTGGCCGGATCAGCCGTACGACCAGGGCACGAACGCCTTCTACGTCTTCGTGCACGGCGACGACGCGGACGAGGTCACCCGCTACTGGGAGGCGCTGTCCGAGGGCGCCGAGGTGCGCCAGCCGCTCGCTCCGACCCCGTGGGCACCGCTCGCCGGGCAGCTCCGCGACCGGTTCGGCGTGGTGTGGCAGCTCGACGTGGCAGCGCCGCAGGCCTGA
- a CDS encoding putative RNA methyltransferase: MRDDLLPVLACPVCAEPLARVHGGQVGCATGHRFDEAKQGHLTLLPAKRRALTADTPEMVDARIRFLGRGHYAPVERALAALVAATEAPGVVLDVGAGPGTYLAHALDADGPDGRPGPAPAGPVSARLGVALDLSAVAIRRAARVHPRAGAVVGDVTERLPVVDDTAAVVLDVFAPRNQREYARVLHPDGVLAVVTPRTGHLAELAEATIAVDPEKERRLRDSLEPTFALRGSEDLTWTMDLSAEDVHDVVHMGPSHHHVDPHRVFAPTTVTAAVTVSTWTVAGPPTR, translated from the coding sequence GTGCGCGACGACCTGCTCCCCGTGCTCGCCTGCCCCGTCTGCGCCGAGCCCCTCGCCCGTGTCCACGGCGGACAGGTCGGGTGCGCGACCGGCCACCGCTTCGACGAGGCGAAGCAGGGGCACCTCACGTTGCTGCCCGCGAAGCGCCGCGCCCTGACCGCGGACACCCCGGAGATGGTCGACGCGCGGATCCGGTTCCTCGGCCGCGGGCACTACGCGCCGGTCGAGCGGGCGCTCGCCGCGCTGGTGGCTGCCACGGAGGCGCCGGGCGTCGTCCTCGACGTCGGCGCCGGACCCGGCACCTACCTGGCGCACGCGCTGGACGCGGACGGGCCGGACGGGAGGCCCGGGCCGGCACCCGCGGGACCCGTCTCCGCCCGCCTCGGGGTGGCGCTGGACCTGTCCGCGGTCGCGATCCGACGAGCGGCCCGCGTGCACCCGCGGGCGGGAGCGGTCGTCGGCGACGTGACCGAGCGCCTCCCGGTCGTCGACGACACGGCGGCCGTGGTGCTCGACGTCTTCGCCCCGCGCAACCAGCGGGAGTACGCCCGGGTGCTGCACCCGGACGGCGTGCTCGCCGTGGTGACCCCGCGGACCGGGCACCTGGCCGAGCTGGCGGAGGCGACCATCGCGGTCGACCCCGAGAAGGAGCGGCGGCTGCGGGATTCGCTCGAGCCGACGTTCGCGCTGCGGGGGTCCGAGGACCTGACGTGGACGATGGACCTGTCCGCGGAGGACGTCCACGACGTGGTGCACATGGGGCCGAGTCACCACCACGTCGATCCGCACCGGGTGTTCGCACCGACGACCGTGACGGCGGCCGTGACGGTCAGCACGTGGACGGTCGCCGGACCGCCCACGCGCTGA
- a CDS encoding SDR family oxidoreductase produces the protein MALEQLFGLDGRRALVTGGSSGIGRAIALALADAGAHVLVAARTRDAIDETVATIADRGGSATGVVADLSTRAGAHALADAVGEVDVLVNSAGINLRPPMPDLDETTWDATMAVNLDAPFVLGQRLAPGMAARGYGRIIGISSQQAHRPFAASGAYGVSKAGLEALARSQAEAWSGSGVTSNVLVPGFVQTALNRRLSSDPERVAALAARTLVGRNGEPSDFAAAAVFLAGPGSAYVTGQSIAVDGGFSVH, from the coding sequence ATGGCACTGGAGCAGCTCTTCGGCCTGGACGGCCGCCGCGCACTGGTCACTGGGGGCAGCTCCGGCATCGGTCGGGCGATCGCGCTCGCCCTCGCAGACGCGGGTGCCCACGTGCTGGTCGCGGCGCGCACGCGGGACGCGATCGACGAGACCGTCGCGACGATCGCCGACCGCGGTGGGTCGGCCACGGGCGTCGTCGCCGACCTGTCGACCCGGGCGGGCGCCCACGCGCTCGCGGACGCCGTCGGCGAGGTGGACGTCCTCGTCAACTCGGCCGGCATCAACCTGCGGCCGCCGATGCCGGACCTCGACGAGACCACGTGGGACGCGACGATGGCCGTCAACCTCGACGCGCCCTTCGTCCTCGGCCAGCGGCTCGCGCCCGGCATGGCCGCGCGCGGGTACGGCCGCATCATCGGGATCAGCTCGCAGCAGGCGCACCGCCCCTTCGCCGCGAGCGGCGCCTACGGGGTGTCGAAGGCCGGCCTGGAGGCACTGGCCCGCTCCCAGGCGGAGGCCTGGTCGGGCAGCGGGGTCACGTCGAACGTCCTGGTCCCCGGCTTCGTGCAGACCGCCCTCAACCGACGACTGTCGTCCGACCCCGAGCGGGTCGCCGCGCTCGCCGCGCGGACGCTGGTCGGGCGGAACGGCGAACCGTCGGACTTCGCCGCCGCGGCGGTGTTCCTGGCCGGACCGGGCTCCGCGTACGTCACCGGCCAGTCGATCGCGGTCGACGGCGGCTTCTCCGTGCACTGA
- a CDS encoding MFS transporter has translation MTRQLPSPRLATFAVAGTIKAAGTGFYYPFSLLFFATVLDTTYSEIGAVLTIAGLVALPLLPAVGRVVDRTGGRVALVTSLLLRAATFVVLVVAPSFAVFIGVAVINALAARVDAVATQLLCAELPEDGGAFPRWLAVYRSTFNLGFGLGTIAAGLLLSVDRGVVGNIGFVVAAGFSVAAVMYAFLRPVRDAPDPAPSSEGDPPEGSRRTLDRRYVVLTVVSSVTSAAGLFIESATAPYLLAHTSAPAWLAGVLIALNTVLLATLFVPMEAAISRRRQIRMLRLSCVLIVLGFVALPAVGTGAALPVWVVVTILVLGFIVYSAGELVSTQVLGVLLTALPAPARRGSALSFGQLVSGAVAAVVPWVVGLVLDANTIALWTVVLVPMIATIAVTYVQTLRTTLDEPVDLIIAPPRRASI, from the coding sequence GTGACACGCCAGCTGCCGTCACCACGCCTGGCCACCTTCGCTGTCGCGGGCACGATCAAAGCCGCCGGGACGGGCTTCTACTACCCGTTCTCGCTCCTGTTCTTCGCGACCGTGCTCGACACCACCTACTCGGAGATCGGGGCGGTCCTGACGATCGCCGGCCTCGTGGCGCTCCCACTCCTGCCCGCGGTCGGACGGGTCGTCGACCGCACGGGCGGGAGGGTCGCCCTCGTCACGTCCCTGCTCCTCCGAGCCGCGACGTTCGTCGTGCTCGTGGTCGCGCCGAGCTTCGCGGTCTTCATCGGGGTGGCCGTGATCAATGCGCTCGCCGCTCGCGTCGACGCGGTCGCGACACAGCTGCTCTGCGCCGAGCTACCGGAGGACGGTGGCGCCTTCCCTCGGTGGCTCGCCGTGTACCGCTCGACGTTCAACCTCGGGTTCGGGCTCGGGACGATCGCCGCGGGCCTGCTCCTCTCGGTGGACAGAGGGGTCGTGGGCAACATCGGGTTCGTCGTCGCCGCCGGTTTCTCGGTCGCGGCCGTCATGTACGCGTTCCTCAGGCCAGTCCGGGACGCTCCGGATCCGGCCCCGTCATCCGAGGGCGACCCACCGGAGGGATCGCGGCGCACGCTCGACCGGCGGTACGTCGTCCTGACGGTCGTCTCCAGTGTGACCTCCGCCGCAGGACTGTTCATCGAGTCCGCAACAGCGCCGTACCTCCTCGCGCACACATCGGCTCCCGCATGGCTCGCCGGTGTGCTGATCGCCCTGAACACCGTGCTCCTCGCCACACTGTTCGTGCCGATGGAAGCCGCCATCAGTCGTCGACGGCAGATCCGGATGCTGCGGCTCTCGTGCGTGCTCATCGTCCTGGGGTTCGTCGCACTGCCCGCCGTCGGTACCGGTGCCGCCCTTCCGGTGTGGGTGGTCGTCACGATCCTCGTCCTCGGGTTCATCGTCTACTCGGCGGGCGAGCTCGTGTCCACGCAGGTGCTCGGGGTGCTGCTCACAGCGCTCCCCGCCCCGGCTCGGCGCGGGTCCGCCCTCAGCTTCGGCCAGCTCGTCAGCGGAGCGGTCGCCGCAGTGGTGCCGTGGGTCGTCGGACTCGTCCTCGACGCGAACACCATCGCATTGTGGACGGTGGTGCTCGTGCCGATGATCGCGACGATCGCAGTCACGTACGTGCAGACCTTGCGAACGACGCTCGACGAGCCGGTCGACCTGATCATCGCACCGCCGCGACGAGCGTCGATCTGA
- a CDS encoding GNAT family N-acetyltransferase, with translation MAEQTAGVEMRYVIATADDGSWSGGLPVALATSASRWVLGRPDALLERARREGEPGAGAVLERFGGSPEAVMPSLLVGGRHMGNSGILLAEDAPAETAAALLAAADELAAAFGARSSSAVFVGDGDGPLIGALEAAGYAPFGENRYSSMTLPSGGFDGWLATFAKKKRWKIRDERRRIASAGFRSRLVPLAEADLGRLAHLETQLLRKYGHEWKPEHSVPTFERVAAVFGSDAHVSIVERGSEVAGFVILLRLGSRWSARQVGFDYEAQGDLPLYFETLFYAPVDSAHPLGIGRIDYGLGSEDAKVSRGCVAVTQRTWVKGQPT, from the coding sequence TTGGCCGAGCAGACGGCCGGTGTCGAGATGCGGTACGTCATCGCGACGGCCGACGACGGTTCGTGGTCCGGCGGGTTGCCCGTCGCGCTCGCGACGTCTGCGTCGCGCTGGGTGCTCGGACGGCCCGACGCGCTGCTCGAACGGGCACGACGGGAAGGTGAGCCCGGAGCGGGAGCGGTACTCGAGCGGTTCGGCGGATCGCCCGAGGCCGTGATGCCCTCGCTCCTGGTCGGGGGCCGGCACATGGGCAACAGCGGGATCCTGCTCGCCGAAGATGCTCCTGCGGAGACGGCAGCGGCGCTGCTGGCTGCCGCCGACGAGCTCGCCGCCGCGTTCGGAGCGCGGTCATCGAGCGCGGTGTTCGTCGGTGACGGGGACGGTCCGCTCATCGGCGCGCTGGAAGCTGCGGGCTACGCGCCGTTCGGCGAGAACCGGTACAGCAGCATGACGCTCCCGTCCGGTGGCTTCGACGGCTGGCTCGCGACGTTCGCGAAGAAGAAGCGATGGAAGATCCGCGACGAGCGTCGTCGGATCGCGTCTGCCGGGTTCCGGTCGAGGCTGGTCCCGCTCGCGGAGGCCGATCTCGGTCGACTGGCGCACCTCGAGACGCAGCTCTTGCGGAAGTACGGGCACGAATGGAAGCCGGAACACTCGGTTCCGACCTTCGAACGGGTGGCGGCCGTCTTCGGCAGCGACGCGCACGTGTCGATCGTCGAACGCGGCAGCGAGGTGGCCGGGTTCGTCATCCTGTTGCGTCTGGGCTCGAGGTGGAGTGCTCGACAGGTCGGCTTCGACTACGAGGCCCAGGGCGACCTCCCCTTGTACTTCGAGACGCTCTTCTACGCTCCCGTCGACTCGGCTCACCCCCTCGGCATCGGGCGGATCGACTACGGCCTCGGGAGTGAGGACGCGAAGGTGTCACGCGGTTGCGTCGCCGTGACGCAGCGCACGTGGGTGAAGGGTCAGCCGACGTGA